The nucleotide window TTAACCCATCATGTCCATCCTCCCTTGATTGGGTATTGATGTTGACATCAGTATTTTTAATGTTCATTTTACAGTTCATAAATACAAATCTTTTCGGGGGTGTATGGTTATTTTTTCTAATAATGTCATTTTTAGGGTTTAAACTTGAGTTCACTTTTAAATGTGTAATGTGTTTTACTATTGTACCCATTACTTGTTGATATCAAGAGTTATTTTGACCCTTCAgtcaaataatattaatttttaaatttttttataaaaaatattattgttattttttcgataaaaatattattattttgatatttataattaaattcaaataaaaacaaaattttactaCTTAAATAATAATTGGGACCAAACTAGCTGAAGGTACAAAATCTCCTACCCGCGGCCGATAACAAATCTATTTCTGTTGGCCCGGTTTGGTTAAACTTCCAAAAGACCCATTAAGAAAACTACTCTTTCCACTCCTTTCAATTTCAAAAATGCACAAGTCCACGATAGCAACAACGAAAAGGAgcttaaaccctaaccctaaccctAACCCTAAGAATTATATCCCAAAATTCACGTAAAATGTACCAATCGCAGCAACAACTGCAACAATCTTCATTCGCATACCTTTCTCATTCCTCAAATCCCACTCCCAATCCTGTATTATTATATCCTCAACCACCAACTGTTCCCTCTGAGCCATTTTTGTATCCTCCAGGAACCGACCCTTATGCCTATAAACCTCAGTTCAGCGTAACCCATGTTGCTGTTGAAGCGCAAGCTCAAATTTATGAGGACCCAAATGGAGCTTCTCAGAGTTGGATCACTAGACAGGCTGATCCTATTAGATATGATGCTACTGTTAGTTTTTTTCTTGTCATTTCTTTCGCtgtagttttttttttcctttaatgttaattttgaatttctttttttacttttttgggGTCAATTTTTTGGATTTTTATAGGAAATTTGTTTTTCTTCGTTTGGTATTTAGATTTTAATTGTGGGATTTTTGTTGTTATGATTtgctttaatcataaattcattacCGAGAATCATTCTTGAAAATATAATCTATCCAGTTCTATTTCAAAATTAGCCTcgaaaatttcatctatttttggTCCAGCATTGAGTAGTTTTCATAACTGAAAATCATTCATAGGCTATGAATTGATGCTTTCTGGATTTtatatgtatgtgtgtgtgtgtataatATCTACAGTTGATTAAATGTGTAAGATATTTTCACTTGGTAAGTGATGTTTCTGAATCAACTTCTAGCTATGTTACTTGGACTCAATTGCTACTACATATACGAATATGTGCATGAAAATGTGTTTGACTTGGGTGGCAGCTACAGATacttaaaagaaaaatgaaaagtcGAAGCAAtatagaatatatgtatatatattatacatatatcaatcatttcatttgCTGTCCTTATCTACAGTTGATTAAATGTGTAACATTTTTTCAGAAGAGGTGATGTTTTCTTTCTGGATCTGCTTCTAGCTATGTTATGGACTTGGTTGTTAATATTGGATTCGGGTATGTGTCTAGAAATGTGCTGAACCCAAGTTTTAGACATGGATGCTTCGAGGGAAATGAAAAGTCGGATGAACATAGACTTCTACTCCTGTTATAGTCAGTGAGAGAGGAATGTTTCTATTAATGAAGTTTTTGAGTTTTATGTTTTAAGATATTTGTGTTTACTCAATGATAAAGTATCATAGTATAGTCATTGGATGAATAGATGAATGCCTTTCAGTCATTTGGATTGTTTATACTTCATATATTTTGGGGTTTCAGTTGTCAGTAGCATCTTCGAATTCCAACAATGGGTCAAATCAGTCATTGGTTAATAATGTAATAAGCGCATCAAATCAAACTGCACCGATTCAACCAATGCGATGTGAGGTTTGCAACATTGAATGCCAAACAAAAGATGTTTACGAGAAGCACATTACTGGAAAGAAGCACCGGAGGAAATTGCAAGAAAAGATTAGTTCCTCAACTGCATTACTCCCAGAATCTTCCAATGCAATGATATACGGGGCTTCCCGTGCAGCAAATGCTGAGGAGCTGGAGAGGAAGAAGCAAAAGCTTTTAGATTCTGGGGCAGCTGTTAACTCTGTTCGGATGTGCACGATATGCAATGTTGCTTGTAATAGCCATGAAGTGTTTGTTAAACATCTTTCCGGGAGGAGACATGCAGCTCAGGTAACATTAATTAGTTCACTTGGAAATTTCTTAATAGAGTTGAATGCTAAGCTTTTTCGATTTATTTATATTGTTTTGGGCTTGCACTGAATTTCTTCATGCGTAAATGCAAGAAGTTCCAGCTTGGTTTATTTTCACCATATTCATTTACACTTTCTTGTACTTCTCTTTTCCAATTGGAACCTATTTGGTTAGTCCATTTATTATCTTTGTAAGCTCGGTTTAAATACGATCCTTCTTGTATATGTGATCATGCAGGCTGGACTTATAGCTGTTGATGGGGTTGGACCTTATCTTGCTACGGTCCAAGCTAATGATCAGTTTTGGAATAAAGGCAAGAAGACATCTAAGGTTGTTCAATCTTCGTGGTGTGAAGTTTGCGAAATCAACTGTAACAGCGGCGATGCCTATGCACAACACTTGTCCGGGAAGAAACACCTGAAGAAGCTGGAGAATTTAGAAAAATCAAAGAAAGGAACCTCTGATCCTTCCATGGGTGCACCGGCTGAAATGAATCAGATGATTAAACCAGTAGAAAACCTGGCAGCAAGCAGTAGCGACAGAGGAGTTAGTGTACAGAACCCAGTGGCAGCACAGCCTGAGGCATCCAAGGAGGATTTGGAGACTAAGAAACGGAAAGTCGTGGAAGGTGGAACGGCTGCTGCTGATGTTAGAGTATGCACTATCTGCAACGTTGTATGCAATAGTGAAAAGGTCTTCAAATACCATCTTACCGGGCAGAAGCATGCCACCATGGTAAAGAAGCAAGCGGCTACCACTAGTTAAAATGAGAACCGCCACAAAAGGACATAGATGGAGAATcaatgcatggaaaatttttattgattgttGTGGTTGTCAATCCGATTTGAATGTGGCATCCTCACCCTGACTTGGTCTATTGTCTGAATAGAACACTTCGTCTGCTGTAAATCCTCTATTTGCTCATAAATGAAGAAGTTTTTGGTGCAATGAAACGCTTCTTTTGATATGGTTGAGGATGTTTTGAATTTTGAACTTTTACAACAGGTAGGTAGGGTATGCTGGATTTCGCTGTTTTGAAATTTGACCTTTAACCTCAACTAGAATATGCTTGCTTCTtactttttaataattatattatatatggcatatgtataatgatttaatgtttcaataaataaatttagagttaaaattgaattattatggcaaaattatgggataaatttataatatttaatttagtacttgagctataattaaaaaatcattttgatatttttaaaattttcataataataattgaaaaagaaataaaagaagtcttaaaataaataaaatatttatataaaaatcaatTGCAGCAAGGAACAATCTAGAATTTTGttgctattttttttttacatccaatctcataaaaattacaattttgaacTTTCAcacataaaagaaaatattaaataCCCATTCACTACTCAattttttcatttgttttgttgTTTTACACTCCTCTTtgccttttttttctctttttttcatgCAAATCAACATTGGTTATGTTCtttcaatatcattaaaaataatatatatatttttatttatagctaaaagtaaaattttgactTAAAActtagaaagaaaaaataaaatttggagaagaagaagatgaagagcaattcagtattatatatttaaaatattcaaaattccaAAATTGAAAGTTACTTAAAAACCAATCAATCAATCTAACAacaatttattgaaaagaaaggATGGATTTAGAAAAGAAGTaggatattttatattataaattaactTAATGCACACTTTAGTCCTTTAAATATACCACTTGTCCCACTTCAgtctttaaaatttttttggccTACTTCAATCCTTAACGGTATCAAATGTTTCTTGTTTAATACTTTAGAAGTTAAAAACTAACGGCCAAGATATTTAGCCAATCATACAATGTCACATGTCATAGGGTGACATTATCATTTGAAAAATCTGTAAAAacttaaaaatgagaaaaattCCAAAAAGATTAAAatagaattttttataaaattacaaaaacaacataaaatgtttaaaattaataaaatttagtaattttttaaaaaatcttaaaattttaaaattacaaaatgtaACAATTTAATATCGTTGgtgattattatattatttttgaaaGTTAGGTgactgaaatgtaattttaaacaaaattaaGGATAGTTGATGTAGTTTGCCCTTAATTAAAATCAAAACaaatttctttaaaaagaaatcaaaacaaaatttgatAATTACAATTTGCCCACTTTCttacaagttttcaaatttctggCTCTCGGCCGCGTTTCATGCGTCTCCCCCTCTTTAAGAttcctccaaaaaaaaaaaattgcacaCACTCAATATTTTTTCCTTCTAGATTTTCATTTTTGTAGCTTTTGAACTTCATTCTCTTAACTTGTTCAAGATTTTTTCTGCATTTACGTTTCTGCCGGTACTCCCCCAGTtctgttctttttctttctttctttcattgTTTGTCTTGATTTCTATATATGGATTGTTTTAATTTCCTCGCATGTTCTTATTCAAACAAATCCAACTTTCAGGTTAACCAAACAAAACCCAGTTTcccttttctctttttattttctctgatttttgtctttttatgtcctttttttcttttcaaaatttgagcaCTCCTACTTATCATATCTTGAATTCTTtatgagattttttttttctttatttgttttgatGTTTGCTTCATGGGTTTCTCTGTTGCTTCGATATTTGGTTGCCTGCCGTGGAAACTGAGGgagttttttttttcccttttttcctTCTTTGTTGATCTCTGGGTACTTTATAAAGTGATGAAAATTTTCAAGTAAACTAAGTTTAACTCGTCTTCGATCATGAAAAAGGGATTTTAATTATGGGGTATTGCTGTTCTTGATTGCATTAATTTGTTTGTGATTCATGATCTAGTTCTAGTTCTTAGTCTTGTGGCATTTGGCCTGTTGGATCCCTTCAAGTCTCTTTTATCAAGTATCACATAAATAACCTTTCCCCTCTCGTAATATTTTTTTTAGGAGGAAGAGTTGAAAGAAATTTGCTTAATCAAGTTAACCTTTTCTTcttttaaagaatttttggaaGTTGAGTTCCATTATCTTCCTGGTTACTTCACCTTTGGTATTAGAAATTAATGGATATATTGTTACTTACTGAATTTGTTGTGTTTCTGTCTTATATCTCCTATGTTGATCCGATTCTTCATTTTGCTTAAGGTATCTTTCTCCAGATATATCCGGGCATAAGCATGGGTATATGACTCAAAAAAAATTGAACATAGATGTGTGAGACAAATACCTGTGTCCATCACTCGAACCCGAGTCTGAGTAGTATATTATATGTCTATATTTCTTTGTTGCTATGTTGTTTGCTTGAAGTATCCTTGTCCAGCACATATTCAGACATAAGTAAGGGTATATGACTTGAAAAGATTGAAATGCACATGTAAAATAAATACTCACATTCGACACTCATATACAGATTTGATTGTCACATGATGTCCATATCTCCTTGCTGCTCTATTGTAATTTGTGATGGTTGATTGCTTTGcagattaaataaaatttgacttCTTCCTATCAACTGCTTGTTCAAGTAGCACTTTTTTAACTCATTAAAAGAATGTCGGGTTTAAAGAGATCTCCATTGAAGACTGCGAAGCTCAATTCTGTAGATCCCAGGCGTATTGCTCCTCAGACCAACCCTTTTGATTCCGATGATGAATTGGACAACATGCAAACCCTTAAACCTACCAGAACAACTTCTTCTAAGCCTACCTTGAGTCCTAATTTCAGGACCAATCCGTTTGATGATGATGAAGAGAAAGTAaactcttcttcttcctcttcgtATTGGCAAACTTCAGCATTGCAGAACAAGTATAAGAATGATTTCCGTGACTGTGGAGGAATTGAGAACCAACCAGTGCAAGAATTGGAGAACTATGCTGTCTACAAGGCTGAGGAGACTACAAAGACTGTCAATAACTGTGTGAAGATTGCAGAAGAAATGAGAGAAGGTGCCACCAAGACTTTGATTACCTTACATCAGCAGGGTGAGCAAATTACCAGGACACATGATGCGGCTGCTGGCATCGACCATGACCTTAGTATGGTATGTCTTTCGTTTTTGGAATGAAAACTTGCTGCTAGAtggttgaaaaaaaaaacatgaaaaacTATATGATTTCTTCTTTCCTACAGTTTATATTTTCTGAAATATGATGATATTTGGGCTTGTTCATGTTGTTAGCGTGGTAATCATAAGGAGTTACCTATAATTTAAATCCTAAATGGTGCTCGAATTTAGACATTTATAGGGCTGAACCTGTAGTATTCCCCTAGACATCTCACTCATACTATGAAATGTTTATGACATTGATTCCGAAACTTCTGAACCTGGAAACCCTTTATTCCTATTCCAAGAGACTACTTCATTACAAACCATCTATTCATTTTCGAGATGAAAACCATATACTAGATGATTGAAAAGCTTTATGATTTCTTCTTTTTCACAGTTTACATTTTTCTAAAACAAGATATTTGGATTTGTTCGTGTAAGCGTGACGATCATAAGGGGTCGCATAAAATTTAAATCCTTAAGTAGGCTCCAGTTTTCACTCATACTATGAAATGTTTATACTATCAGTTCCGAAACTTCCTGAACCTGGAAACCCTTTATTCCTCTCCCAATAGGCTACTTTGTAAGAAACTGACTTGACACTAGTAAGACCACTCACTGAACTTACTCTCTGCAGTTTGTAAAAGCTGCTGTCTTATGCTGCCACTGGCAATCTCTCTGATCTATTGTGCTATGCAGTTCATGAGTTGTGAGCCTTCAGACAGTTTACAAAGGGAAAATCTTTGATCCAATGCAGGAAGGAAACTAGTCTTTGGAATTGGTAACATAATAGTTTAACTACATTTTAGAATTGATAATTGGTGTTCCATTAAAATTTGCTCCTTCTATGCATTTTCATCTTTCATTTCTTCTTGAATGATAATTCAATTAAACTAACCTCTTCTGCATTGATCTTATGCAATTAAACGGATGCTTCGAATGATAGTTCTTTCAAATTTCAGGGTGAGAAGCTTCTTGGAAGCCTTGGAGGTATGTTCTCTAAAACTTGGAAGCCAAAGAAGACTCGTGCAATCATTGGCCCCCTTGTCACAAGAGGTCATCTTCTTTCTGTACCCTCCATGAATTATGTTTGTTTTCACTCTATATGATAAGTCGGAATgtgtaattttttataattagagGTTCTTGGTGATTTCGGAGTTGTTTCTGATTGGTCTATTTTGTCCTGTTTTCCTGAACTGAATGTGTAACTTACTCAAAATACAGATGATTCACAAAGAAGGGGTGCCCATTTGGAACAAAGGGAGAAGCTTGGATTGACTCCTGTTCCTCGTGGAGGTTCAAAGTCTCAAACACCTCCCCTGGAGCCCACAAATACATTTCAAAAAGTTGAGGTGTGTGCTGCGCCTGTTTTttcccaaaaatataaaaaaaaaaaaattatatgattAGTGAGTGTATGAAACAAGGCACTAATTCTAAAAGGCAACTTTGTTGCATATTTCTGGGATTGTCGTAACAGGTTGAAAAATCAAAGCAAGATGTTGCCCTCTCCGATTTAAGTGATCTACTAGGAGAACTGAAGGATATGGCCATTGACATGGGATCTGAAATTGAGAGGTTAGTTTCTTGTTAATGTTCTCACCTGGTAGCCCGGTATTTTTGGTTATATAACTACATTAGAAAATAATTTGGCTTAACCATTATCGCAGGCAAAACAAAAATCTGAATGGTCTCCAAGATGATGTGGATGAGTTAAATTTCCGAGTCCGAGGTGCAAACCAACGTGCTCGTCGATTACTTGGAAAGTAGATCTTTGTTATTGAAAATCTCGATTTTTGGACTTGCTTGTTCTTGCTTGCCATCCTGTCAAAGCCTTCTGTCTAGCGTAATTCCATGCACACACAACTTGGGCTTTAAGACTGTCACCTGGTTTTTGTTTCTCACAGTCTATTAATACAATCCAGCTCTCTGCTACTTATTTGCTTTATGAGTTTTCTCTATGTTCCATGACTTGGCATTTTTGTCACTCGGATTTTGAGGTGAGTGTTGGATatggatatatctcttttcataatataatatatatttaaagggTATTTGGAAGGTTATACCTTTGTACTTATGTCCCACGCAACATGAGTGTCAAACGCAGGTTATAACTTGATGTGTAGAGGCTATTAAGTGATCTTGATGTGTTTCCTTGGTTGCTTACAAGATGATTGATGTCTCTTTGGATAGGTTTATATGTTGGATAGAGTTAATTTTCTTTAATAGTTTATttgttttgtcaaaattttggaTGTTATAAAAATATTGTTGTTGCAACATTTAACagtcaaattatttttaaaaattttcaacttaaaaaattataatatattaataatattaattaatgagATTTATATTGTATCTAATGTAATTCTATTTATTAAAATTGTCTTCATTTAATAAAGAATGATTAgtgtattattttatataaaatttaaacatttagCATTTGAGGTTTTCTTTTGTCTTAATTTAGTATTTGAGTTTGGTTTCAATATTCAATTTAGTATCAAGATCAAATGGCATCGTGTGGCCCAATGAATATTTAACATGTGTGTTTTAGTAAAAAAAAACATAGATACTTAATTGGGATAACAAaaaatttaggtaccaaattgaatattgaAGCTAAATTTAGGTACTTGATTGAGACAAAAAAATTTcaaggatcaaattgaaaaaaacTCATATACCAAAGTGAATCTTGAAGCCAAACTTAGATACCAAATTAGAAAAAAGAAATCATGTACCAAATTGAATATCGTAGCTAAACTCAAGcactaaataatatattaaccctaaatattttattgaaataataacttaactaaaattataatttttatttcaattagtAATAAaactaatttgactaaaattttAGAAAAGAGGTTGTTATAgagaattaatttaataaaaatatactttATATTTTATGATTGTTGTTAGAGATAAAAAGTTATTATAAAAAGTAaaactaaaacataaaaattgatTCAACAATGAACTTTATAAATGAAAAACtgttataataaaaattataaaaataactgTTATATAGTGGATTAATCGTATATGCTCACGTCTTTTTCACGATATCTAATTTTGTATTTAAAGTTTGAATTTTGCATTGGTCTTTTATTCTAGTATCAAATTGATTAAAGATCTTGATTtctagatttaattttaggattaaatcaattttttatttaagattaTTATAAATGATaaaaggaaattttcaaaaataaaataataatagtgataagtgtctaaaaattagaataatataATAGTGATAATAGagtcaattttaaataaataggaTGTAAGAAAAGGATATTTAGACATCCACATTTGAGTATTCAAGCATTTTAAAATGTATAGataatataatacattaaaaatattaatttaactcttaatatttattgtttatttaATAAATGAGACAAAATCAAATATTTAAAACTCTAAGTCCATAAAATGTAGGAATAATGTGATTTTAAATGGAGGAATTGAAATTCTAGTTTATGCAAAATCAATTACTATGACTAGTAGAAGGAGGAATCAGAAGATTGATCAAGAAAATAATCGGACTTGTTAGCAACTGCTGCCCAAAGAGTGGTTTAAACTGAATACAGATGATGCTAAGCATCTGATGATCTGATGATAGGTAGAGCCTCAGTTGGCAGACTGTTTTAAGATCACTAAGGTAAATGGATAATTGGTTATAGTCAAAACAGAGGTATATGTAATATATTTGATGCAGAACTTTGGGCTATTATGGATGGTCTGGATATAGCACGAAGGAGAGGTATTAAGTAATTGATGGTGAATAGTGACAGATTGGTTGCGGTTAATATGCTTAACGATCAAACAGAGGAGGTCAGGTCGAGCTTGGTAAGAATCGTCAAAGAACAATTAACAAATGAATGTAATATAAAGGTGTCGTGAACTTTACGCACAGCGAATATGATTGCAAACAGTATGGCAAACTTTAGGCAAAAATGATGCTATTGGATTGAGAATTCATGGAGAGCCCACATTCAAATGTTTACGAATATATGCACTCCTTTAAAGCATTAGTGGTAGATAGTACAAGAGAAAACCTTATGCTATTGttaatatatgttttaatatttctACTTTTGTTAGATTGGATTTAGAGTTTGGTGATACAGTTCCTAGTTTTAATTTGAGTTGAGATCTTGGTGTTGGAATTATTTAATTACTATGATTAAATTTCTATgtaatgcaacttttgcattatTGTAAAAATCATTTCAATTAAAAAGGATTCTGGTCAATTTCAAACATTATTTTAGGGTTAATGATGCAAGCAAAACTCGAGAAGGTTAAACGTCGTAGAAACCCACGTAGGAAAGGGTGGACGAAGGACTACGGCCAGTTAACACAAAGTTGGGAAACATGAGTGTGGAAACCCTATTTATGCTCTCAAATAGAGATGATACATTAATATGAAAAAGCCAAGTATAAATTACTCTATAAATATTACAATATTCAATTCTACTGTATTATCCGTGCATTACACCagttatttaatattaaatatatatttaataaatttacattttcTTTTTGTTACATAAATATAAAGGTGGTAAGTGGGATGTTTCGGGAAGACTTGAATCGAGTTGCCTTCAAATTTCTCAAAATTTCTCGGGCTCAAATTTTTCTCAGCTTAAACACTTTTAGATTTGGATTTTTTCGTACTCAAATTTTCTCAAATTCTATTGGACCAGGTCGAGCAagcttaaacaaattcaaataaatttgatgttttataaattatatttcaaaTGTAATGATTAATTTTACATTTACATTGTGATGGCAAAATACAAATGTACACAAATCTTTATATAAATGTTGTATTTTAATAGAATTATtgtatataacataattaaaaagtGCTTatgatatataatatttatttgattagttTTGTAATTCAAGCTTGTATTTATGAAAATGTCTCAAACTAACAAGACAATATTTTAACAGATTTTCGTTTCACTTTTCATATAAATTATGGGTACAATGAGTACATACAAATATGTTTCTTTAACCATAGGTGAATTCTTTacacttaatttaattttcatatcattaaattaatatattacatcattatatactttatataatcaattaaatttaaaattttgtaaataaaaataattattaactttaaatatttattatacatatatagtaattgcattaaaaaatattttatattcataattaatgtttttaaaatttatttaatttatagttTAACGTAGAGATGTATtgtcatttataaattttaatataattatataatatttaatagtctatatttttataatttttaaaaattaaatcaaattttattatttttgaaaggccaaactgtaattttatcattattaattttataaattttaaagagcctaaatgaaaaaaatttcattttaaagggTTAGAAGCCATCTTCCACActaaacctgtaacaccccaaacccagcccagacgttatgaccggatccgacatgccacatcgaagcgttcaaaacattttatattgttgatccagaaaaacttacttagtgttttaaaagataatttcattataggttaaagtgaatggaagctgtgcaccaggtaggaaatcggaaaagaggtggtgagtccatcggactgcttaagtaccaagctcccttcggatccaatcctagacatgcataccgccattgccacaccttaacgtcatggatatttctaggaaaccaatttgattaagtcatttttaggaaaagtgattaattttggaaaatactttcattacggaagctttgcttgttgtcgtgttattttgaaatcaattgttgtttttgaaaacgcgccctaaagctatccaatttcaacagttaaaataagtaatacctatcttagtaatacatattaaaaccatcaaaataattaagcagccttattacatttaaaacccaaaacttcaaacgtaaataaaaggatgtccaattcacggaagaaaatcaaactttcgagcggtggccactcaaattcctcacgactccaagcccactatggttggggattaccgtgtggatgaaaataaaaggggtgagtttggggaaactcagtgtgtaaattaacccaaccatagcctatatcagctcaaactaCAGAAATAggataagttggccttagcccagaacagaattcagaataaagcccataggcccataacagaatagaacagatattacatgtttatgcagaaacccaacccagattcatccataacacccccgtaccagccttacactatgtggggagactactcaacccacccaaccgctacacaccacagaaatcgcagcgaggctgccagatattgtgacgaagtcaccagatatagatattgtggcagagccaccagaacagatatatgtggcagagccaccagatcagatatttgtggcatagccaccaggacgcttcctccatagtataacccatgtccctatgcaacagatatataatcatggcatacatcatagagaatcagatcgtcatgcttttcagtcaaaattaaccttaggggtataacggtaattttgcacctaggggtataatagtaatttttcatacataggggtattatagtaatttagctacttttagggttttcatgcatatcctaactatttacgtactatcagaacacttaccgcgcatacttaccgaattgggcccgttggcccatgaacccgatctttggcccattaagcccaaattatcaaaatgtacgaaattgcgcgtactgcagtttattactttagattaccaaatatacaaacccaactatcttacgagcattcgacactcaaaattcccaaaataccgacttttcggcatttcgacttttcggcttttgccaatctagtctatgagagggtgtcagttacacacctgtttgcgacgatatcttgtgagatccacacacgaaccgcttacaattggattactaacacgttaatctaactattcaaata belongs to Gossypium arboreum isolate Shixiya-1 chromosome 7, ASM2569848v2, whole genome shotgun sequence and includes:
- the LOC108489720 gene encoding uncharacterized protein LOC108489720; the encoded protein is MYQSQQQLQQSSFAYLSHSSNPTPNPVLLYPQPPTVPSEPFLYPPGTDPYAYKPQFSVTHVAVEAQAQIYEDPNGASQSWITRQADPIRYDATLSVASSNSNNGSNQSLVNNVISASNQTAPIQPMRCEVCNIECQTKDVYEKHITGKKHRRKLQEKISSSTALLPESSNAMIYGASRAANAEELERKKQKLLDSGAAVNSVRMCTICNVACNSHEVFVKHLSGRRHAAQAGLIAVDGVGPYLATVQANDQFWNKGKKTSKVVQSSWCEVCEINCNSGDAYAQHLSGKKHLKKLENLEKSKKGTSDPSMGAPAEMNQMIKPVENLAASSSDRGVSVQNPVAAQPEASKEDLETKKRKVVEGGTAAADVRVCTICNVVCNSEKVFKYHLTGQKHATMVKKQAATTS
- the LOC108470529 gene encoding SNAP25 homologous protein SNAP33-like, with protein sequence MSGLKRSPLKTAKLNSVDPRRIAPQTNPFDSDDELDNMQTLKPTRTTSSKPTLSPNFRTNPFDDDEEKVNSSSSSSYWQTSALQNKYKNDFRDCGGIENQPVQELENYAVYKAEETTKTVNNCVKIAEEMREGATKTLITLHQQGEQITRTHDAAAGIDHDLSMGEKLLGSLGGMFSKTWKPKKTRAIIGPLVTRDDSQRRGAHLEQREKLGLTPVPRGGSKSQTPPLEPTNTFQKVEVEKSKQDVALSDLSDLLGELKDMAIDMGSEIERQNKNLNGLQDDVDELNFRVRGANQRARRLLGK